DNA sequence from the Lysinibacillus sp. OF-1 genome:
GTCGAATATAGGCTTTCGCCCTTGTTACACGCTCTTGATCACGTTCAATTGTAACAATTTGGACATTGGGCAATGCCTCTGCCATTCGAATAGCAGAATAGCCAATTGCTGTGCCTATCTCTAAAATTTTTGACGGATTTTGAATACGTAACAGTTGATTTAATGCATCAATACCTGCTAATTGCATAATCGGTACATGATTCTCCTCCGCGTATGCTTCCATCTCTAAAAGCAATTCATTACGTGGCTGTATAAATGATTGTATATATGCATCTGATAATTCCATTGTTTCACCCTCATTTAAAAGGCAACGGGCGTTTGCCGTTGTCTGTACTTCATCATTTATCAACAAAAAGAAAAAGACCAAACGTGATGTCTTGGTACTTTGCCATACAAAAATGAGCAATTGTTTAGATATGCTCCAACAATTGCTACCACGCATATTTGTCCCGCATAAATGAACGGATTGATCAAAAATCACACTTTATAATAGCATGAAAATAGAAGGAAAGCTATTTTTCTTTCCTTCTATCCATCTGTTTGCTATATACTTTTTGCTCTTCCTAAACGCTTATTCTTCTTTTTGTAAATATTTTGCTATTTTCTGTAAATGCTCATCATATGTTTTCGAGAAGTGATTAACACCCTCTTTATCTGCTAAGAAATAGAAATAGTCGGTTTGACTTGGATTTAATGTTGCCTCAATAGAAGTTTTACCAGCACCAGCGATTGGTCCAGGTGGTAAGCCTTTATTTTTATAAGTGTTATAAGCATTATCCACTTCTAAATCTTCAAAAAGCACACGATCTTTATGATCACCAAGTGCATATAACACGGTCGGGTCTGTCTGTAATGGCATGCCTTCATTTATTCGATTATAGAAGACACTTGCGATTGTCTCTCGATCTGTTTGAGCTGTCGCTTCTTCTTCTAATAATGAGGCAAATGTTAACAGCTGATGCACCGACATTTGTTTTTCTGCTAAAACATCACTATAGTTCTTCACCACATTATTCATCGCCGCTATCATCTCTTCTACAATTCCCTGTAATGATGGTTTTTCTTCATAGTAAGAGTAAGTGGCTGGGTAAAGATAGCCCTCTAAATCATAGCGAATATTATCCGCTAACACAGCCTCCGTGACAAGTTCAGGATAATTGGCCATCATTTGCTGAACAAATGTATCACTCGTCACAAGATCCATAAATTCCTGTTTTGTGTATGGTGTTTTCTTTTCAATCACATTCCCAATTTGTTCAAGTGTTAAGCCCTCCGGAACTGTCATTGTAAAGACAGGCTTACGGTAGACTTTCCCTGTTTTCAAGCTTTCGATCAGTTCATCGAATGTCATCGCCTGTGTTAGATCATAATTTCCTGCTTGGAATTGAGATTCATTTTTAAATTTTGCATAGTATTTAAAAACACGTGCATCTTTAATGACGTCTTTTTTCTCTAGCAGCGTGGAAATGGATGATAAACTAGAACCAATAGGTACTTCCACAGCAATGGTCTTCGTCGCATTAGGATCGAGTGGCTTTAATGCACCCTTGACATAGTTGTACCCAAGGATACCAACAACACCGATTATAAGCACGAAAACAATCGCAATAATTGCAACGATTTTTCTCACGATTTTTACCTCAGATTTTCTTTCCTGCATTTTTGAAAACATTTCTTGTTTTTTAGAACCGTTATCCACGGGTTTCCCCCCTATCACTAATCAATATCATACTAGAAATCAACTTTCACGACAAACAGAAATCGACAATTCAGGAGAAATTGTATATGTAAAAAAAATCTGCCAGCTATTTTTACTGGCAGATCCTCTCTCTATAAAATCTTGCACGATTCAAAATCTTCATTATATAAACTATAATTGAAAAGTTCCTTGCTTCTTATCCGCAAGTAACTCCATAGCAAGTTGAGCTATCACCACATCATCTGCTGGCGGATTAAAGCGACTACATTGAACATCTCTAAATAGACGCTGGATTTTGTTTTCTTTAGATAAACTTCGTCCCCCTACAACTTGCATGGCTTTTGTTACTATATCGATGGCGTAATTACAAATTACATACTTTGCGATACTAACAGACTCTGATAGTTGCTCCTTAAGAGCTGGATTTTGTTCTACCTGTGTTGCAATACTATACAATGTTCTTCGTGCAGTTTGATAAAGTACTTCTATTTCACCAATCCTTTGTTGGACATGACTAGCATGAGCGATTGTATTTTCTAAGCTATGTGAATACGTATTTTTGGCAAAATCAATTGCATAATCTCTTGCTGCTCCTGCCACTCCTAAATAAACGGCTGGAATCTCTAACGAATAGACTCGACCATCAGCTAAAAAACGATTAACTCCATTTGGATGATGTCTGTAAAGCAACGCTGCCTCTGGTACAAACGTATCATGAAAAATAATATCATGACTACCTGTTGCCCTCATGCCCATTGCATCCCATGTTTCAACAAT
Encoded proteins:
- a CDS encoding acyl-CoA dehydrogenase family protein, with product MMDIFIRNEREQRLVQYAQNLAQQIEKTANQYDESGKFPFEHFKILEDAGYFRLTVPQKYGGEEISLYEMLLVQEQLARGDASTALSVGWHLLTFLNVREAKTWPEPIFAELCRKAVEEGSLLNIISSERGKGNISRGSLPGTIAKKVPGGYCITGEKAFASLAPILKQFTIIAYLEEENLTAEFLITKNEQVEIVETWDAMGMRATGSHDIIFHDTFVPEAALLYRHHPNGVNRFLADGRVYSLEIPAVYLGVAGAARDYAIDFAKNTYSHSLENTIAHASHVQQRIGEIEVLYQTARRTLYSIATQVEQNPALKEQLSESVSIAKYVICNYAIDIVTKAMQVVGGRSLSKENKIQRLFRDVQCSRFNPPADDVVIAQLAMELLADKKQGTFQL
- the mltG gene encoding endolytic transglycosylase MltG, which produces MDNGSKKQEMFSKMQERKSEVKIVRKIVAIIAIVFVLIIGVVGILGYNYVKGALKPLDPNATKTIAVEVPIGSSLSSISTLLEKKDVIKDARVFKYYAKFKNESQFQAGNYDLTQAMTFDELIESLKTGKVYRKPVFTMTVPEGLTLEQIGNVIEKKTPYTKQEFMDLVTSDTFVQQMMANYPELVTEAVLADNIRYDLEGYLYPATYSYYEEKPSLQGIVEEMIAAMNNVVKNYSDVLAEKQMSVHQLLTFASLLEEEATAQTDRETIASVFYNRINEGMPLQTDPTVLYALGDHKDRVLFEDLEVDNAYNTYKNKGLPPGPIAGAGKTSIEATLNPSQTDYFYFLADKEGVNHFSKTYDEHLQKIAKYLQKEE